The Bos indicus isolate NIAB-ARS_2022 breed Sahiwal x Tharparkar chromosome X, NIAB-ARS_B.indTharparkar_mat_pri_1.0, whole genome shotgun sequence genome has a window encoding:
- the LOC139181407 gene encoding zinc finger X-linked protein ZXDB-like, translating to MEIPRLLPARGMRQTGGAGSPEGGGRIRGGANLRAGQAPARRLLLLRGPQDGGPGRRREEASAASSCPGPGPSPLALRPDHATGCGSGGGSGGDDFFLVLLDPVGGDVETAGAGQAAGPVWREEAGLGPRLLGGESGANPEGRPALGPSCLSAIPAPVPALAPIPAPGLGPATAFAGTVTIHNQNLLLSLENGILTLATPPPPAWAPGVAPAPQPRGLVAPQAGIPHAAESGDCPELPPDLLLAERAEPAPAPAPKEEEEGPAAVESPRGPPGPGQGVLLYLCPEVQCGQTFAKKHQLKVHLLTHSSSQGQRPFKCPLGGCGWTFTTSYKLKRHLQSHDKLRPFGCPAEGCGKSFTTVYNLKAHMKGHEQENSFKCEVCEETFPTQAKLSAHQRSHFEPERPYQCAFSGCKKTFITVSALFSHNRAHFREQELFSCSFPGCSKQYDKACRLKIHLRSHTGERPFLCDFEGCGWNFTSMSKLLRHKRKHDDDRRFMCPVEGCGKSFTRAEHLKGHSITHLGTKPFVCPVEGCCARFSARSSLYIHSKKHLQDVDTWKSRCPVATCNKLFTSKHSMKTHMAKRHNLRQDLLAQLEAANSLTPSSELTSQGQSDLSDAELVSLFSDVPGNNSSAAVLDTALVNSGILTIDVASVNSTLAGNLPANNNNSLGQAVDPQALMATSDLPQSLDTSLFFGTTAAGFQQGPLDMDDVSSLSAGPLASLSSLALKNSSQEPQALIPSSKLTVDTDALTPSSTLCENSVSELLPPTKTEWNVHPDSDFFAQEEETQFGFSNPAGNHGSQKETDLITVTGSSFLV from the coding sequence ATGGAAATCCCGAGGCTGCTCCCGGCTCGCGGGATGCGACAAACCGGCGGGGCTGGCAGCCCCGAGGGTGGCGGCCGGATCCGCGGAGGTGCTAACTTGCGGGCCGGTCAGGCCCCGGCGCGCCGCCTCCTGCTGCTCCGTGGCCCTCAAGATGGCGGGCCCGGGCGGCGGCGTGAGGAGGCCAGCGCGGCTTCCTCGTGCCCAGGCCCGGGCCCGAGCCCTTTGGCGCTGAGGCCCGATCACGCTACCGGCTGTGGCAGTGGCGGCGGGAGCGGCGGCGATGACTTCTTCCTGGTGCTGCTGGACCCGGTGGGTGGAGACGTAGAAACCGCGGGCGCTGGCCAGGCCGCAGGGCCCGTGTGGAGGGAGGAGGCCGGGCTGGGCCCAAGGCTCCTGGGGGGCGAAAGCGGCGCGAACCCCGAGGGCCGCCCTGCGCTGGGCCCCAGCTGCCTGTCGGCTATCCCCGCCCCAGTCCCGGCCTTGGCCCCGATCCCCGCTCCAGGCCTGGGCCCTGCCACGGCCTTCGCAGGCACTGTCACCATTCACAACCAAAACCTACTGTTGAGCTTGGAGAATGGCATTCTCACTCTGGCCACGCCCCCACCGCCCGCCTGGGCGCCTGGGGTCGCCCCTGCCCCGCAGCCCAGGGGTCTGGTCGCCCCGCAAGCTGGGATCCCACACGCCGCGGAGTCTGGAGATTGTCCCGAGCTGCCGCCCGACCTCCTGCTGGCGGAGCGGGCAGAACCTGCGCCTGCCCCAGCtcccaaggaggaggaggagggcccgGCGGCTGTTGAGAGCCCCCGCGGGCCGCCAGGCCCAGGCCAGGGCGTGTTGCTGTACCTGTGTCCTGAGGTGCAGTGCGGACAAACCTTTGCAAAGAAGCACCAGCTGAAGGTGCACCTGCTGACacacagcagcagccagggccaGCGGCCCTTCAAGTGCCCCCTGGGTGGTTGTGGGTGGACCTTCACCACCTCCTACAAGCTCAAGAGGCATCTGCAGTCACACGACAAACTGAGGCCCTTCGGCTGCCCAGCAGAGGGCTGTGGCAAGAGCTTCACCACCGTGTATAACCTCAAAGCACACATGAAGGGCCACGAGCAGGAGAACTCATTCAAATGTGAGGTGTGTGAGGAGACCTTCCCCACGCAGGCCAAGCTCAGCGCCCACCAGCGCAGCCACTTCGAGCCTGAGAGACCCTACCAGTGTGCGTTTTCCGGCTGCAAGAAGACATTTATCACAGTGAGTGCCCTGTTTTCCCATAACCGCGCCCACTTCAGGGAACAGGAACTCTTTTCCTGTTCCTTTCCTGGCTGCAGTAAACAGTATGACAAGGCTTGTAGGCTGAAAATTCACCTTCGGAGCCACACTGGTGAGAGACCGTTCCTTTGTGACTTTGAGGGCTGTGGCTGGAACTTCACTAGCATGTCCAAACTCCTAAGGCACAAACGGAAGCACGACGATGACCGGAGGTTCATGTGTCCGGTGGAAGGGTGTGGGAAATCTTTCACAAGGGCTGAACATCTGAAAGGCCACAGCATAACCCACCTGGGCACGAAGCCTTTTGTGTGCCCGGTGGAAGGTTGCTGTGCCAGGTTCTCTGCTCGCAGTAGTCTCTACATTCACTCCAAGAAACACTTGCAGGATGTGGACACTTGGAAAAGCCGATGCCCAGTCGCCACTTGTAATAAACTCTTCACATCCAAGCACAGCATGAAGACCCACATGGCCAAAAGGCACAACCTGCGCCAGGATCTCTTAGCTCAGCTGGAAGCTGCAAATTCTCTTACACCCAGCAGTGAACTTACCAGCCAGGGGCAGAGTGACCTCAGTGATGCTGAGCTTGTGTCTCTCTTCTCTGATGTGCCTGGTAATAATAGTTCTGCTGCAGTACTGGACACGGCATTGGTGAACTCTGGGATCTTGACTATTGATGTGGCTTCTGTGAACTCAACTCTGGCAGGAAACCTCcctgctaataataataattccttagGGCAGGCAGTGGACCCTCAGGCCTTGATGGCCACCAGTGACCTTCCTCAAAGTTTGGATACCTCACTCTTCTTTGGAACGACAGCAGCAGGTTTTCAGCAGGGTCCCTTAGATATGGATGATGTCTCAAGTCTAAGTGCGGGGCCGTTGGCATCTCTGAGTTCTTTGGCTTTGAAAAACTCGAGTCAAGAGCCCCAAGCTTTGATCCCTAGCAGTAAGCTAACAGTAGACACAGATGCTCTGACTCCTTCAAGCACCCTTTGTGAAAACAGTGTCTCAGAACTACTGCCACCAACCAAAACGGAATGGAATGTACATCCTGACTCTGACTTCTTTGCACAGGAGGAAGAAACCCAGTTTGGATTCTCCAATCCAGCAGGAAACCATGGGTCTCAGAAAGAAACAGATCTTATCACAGTGACTGGCAGCTCATTTTTGGTATGA